In Rhodococcus pseudokoreensis, the DNA window GCTGCACCATCTCGTCGAGTTCGGCGCGGTCGAAAGGGGCCATCAGGAATCTCCTTCTGAGTCGGTGTGCGCGAGGATCCGCAGGGCCTGGGTCGGACAGAAACGCACGGCGCTCTCGACCTCCGCGCGCAGGTTCTCCGGTGGGTCGTCGTCGAGAATTTCGACCTTGCCGTGCTTGGGGACGACGAAGACGCCGGGTGCCTCCATTTCGCACACGGCGTGGCCCTGGCACAGGTCGAGATCGGCTTCGACTTTCATCACGTGCTTCGCTTCCGGTACCTCACCGTGCAGGGCTGCTGCAGCTGAACCACCATCTTGCTGTGATCGTTGCGGTACGTCTCGGACGGTTGTGCCATCTCGAACTCCCAGTCCTGCAGGAGGATCGAGAAGATCGCCTTCAGCTGCATCAGTGCGAACGCCGCTCCGACGCAGCGGTGCCTGCCCGCGCCGAACGGGATCCACGTCCAGCGGTTGACGATGTCTTCCTGGTTGGGGTCGATGTACCGTTCCGGGTCGAACGTGTCCGGGTTCGGGAAGTCCTCCGCGATCCGGTTGGAGATCGCCGGGGTCGCCGCCACGAGGTCGTTCTCGGCGATCCGGTAGCCGCCGACCTCGAACTCGCCCCGCGCGACGCGCAGCAGGATGATCAGCGGAGGATGCAGCCGCAGCGTCTCCTTCAGCACCGCTTCGAGTTTCGGGATCTGCCTGAGCGCCCCGAAGCTGATGTCGGAGCCGTCCGAATAGAGATCGTCGAGTTCCGCGACCACCTGCTTGGCGTAGTCCGGGTGCCGCAGCAGTTCGATCAGCGTCCAGGCCGCGGTGCCGGACGTGGTGTGATGCCCGGCGAACATCATCGAGATGAACATGCCGGTGATCTCGTCGGCGCTGAAGCGCTCGTCGCCGTTCTCGTCCTTGATCGAGACGAGCACGTCGAGCATGTCCCGATCCTCCTTGCCCTGCGGAGGATTCTGGATGCGTCCCGTCATGATGTCCTGGACGAGGGCCACCAACTGCACCCGCGCCTCGTCCCGCCGGCGGAAGCTCTCGATGTCGGCGTACGCGTCGACGTAGGCGATGGGATCGGTGCCCTGCTCTAGTTCGTGGTAGAGATGCGCGAACCGGCCGTCGAGTTGCTCCCGGAACTTCTTGCCGATCAGGCAGGCCGAGGACGTGTAGATGGTCAGCTCGGCGAAGAATTCGAGGAGATCGATCTCCCCCTCGTCGCCCCACTGCGCGACCATCCGGTCAACCTCGTGGGCGATCGTCGCGGCGTGCCCCTTCATCTGCTCACCGCGCAACGCCTGGTTGTGCAGCATCTCCTTGCGGCGCTCGGGGCTGGCGTCGAACACGACTCCCTCACCGAAGATCGGCTTCATGAACGGGTAGGCGGCCTGCTGGTCGAGATCCTCGTCGGTGGAGCGGAAGAAGAATTCGTTGGCCTCGGCGCCGGACAGCAACACCACCTTCTTGTCCGCGAGCTGGAAGACGCCGACGTTTCCGCACTCCTCCCGGACGCGGCGCATCAGCGCGATCGGGTCGGTGCGCAGCTCGTCGAGATGTCCGTGCTCGTGCTCACCGCCGGACACACGCTGCGGGGTAGCCAGATTCATTCTCCATCCTTTCGCAGGGGCGCCTCGGGCTGCACCTCGATCAGCACCAGGTGTGCGCCGCGGGGCGCACCGACGGCGGCGACGACGGCGTCGGCGATCGCGGAGGCGCGCAGGAAGTACGAGTGCCGGGCGAATCCCCATTTCGCCCAGTCTTCGAGGACGGGTCCGATGACCTCCTCGGTGGTGTTCATTCCCATCGACGTCTGGGTGGGCCCCGGGCGCACGACCGATGCCCGGACACCGGTGCCCTCCAGTTCCATCCGCATCTGCCTGCCCATCATTTCGACACCGGCCTTACCGGCGTTGTAGGCGCCCATCCGGGGCCGGGGCGTGTCCGCGCAGTCGGATCCGATGAGGACGAAGTCTCCGCGCCGGCGGTCGATCATGCCGGGCACGATGCGGTGCGCGAGACGCTGCGCCCCGACGAGGTGGACGTTGACCTGGTCCAGGAACTGGTCCGGGTCCATCTCGTGTGCGACGGAGAACTCCAGGTCGCCGGCCCCCGACAGCGCGATCTCGGTGGGGCCGAAGGCGTTCTCCGCCGCGGTGACGAAGTCGTCGACCGACGCGGTGTCGGTGACGTCGAGGAAGTGCGCGAACGCCTCTCCCCCGTTGCTGCGGATCTTCTCCGCGATCTCCTCGCACTCCGCGACCCGGCGGGCGCCGAGCGCGACGGGGTGGCCGGCCTCGGCGAGCGCGTAGGCCGTCGCCGTGCCGATTCCCGACGACGCCCCGGCGACGATCGACGGCCGGCGCTGCGGATTGGGTTCGAACCTAGGCATCGCGGACCTGCACTTTCAGGGGAAGGGTGGCGAAACCGCGGACGTTGGTCGAGTGAACCCGCACGCTGTTCGCCTCGTCGACGTCGTAATCGTCTATGCGGGAGACGAGTTCGGTGAGGGCGATCCGCGCTTCGAGCCGCGCCATGTGGGCGCCGAGGCAGAAGTGGGTGCCGCCGCCGAAGCTCGCGAGCTTGTTGGACGTGTCCCTGCCGATCCGGTATTCGTCGGCGTCCTCGAATACCGCCGAGTCGCGGTTCGCGGAGCCGATGAGGATCAGCACCTTGTCGCCGGCGGGAATCGTCCGGTCGTGGAAGTCGAGGTCGACGGCCGCCGTCCGCGCGACCATCTGGCTGGACGTGTCGAAGCGGAGGGTCTCCTCCACCCAGTCCGGCACCCGGCTCGCGTCCTCGAACACGTGCCTGACCTCGTCCGGATAGCGGAACCCCCAGTACAGCGCGTTGCCGAGCAGCTTGGTGGTGGTCTCGTTGCCCGCCACCACCATCAGGAACATGAAGGCGATGATCTCGTCGTCGGTGAGCCGGTCGCCGTCGATCTCCGCCTCGAGCAGAGCGGACGTCAGATCCTCGGTCGGCTTCCTGCGCCGCTCCGCCAGCATGTCGGCGTAGTAGCCAACGAGGTAGAGCGACGCCTCCATCGCGGCGTGCGGCACGTCGAGGACGCCCTCCTCGCGGTGCACCACCAGGTCGGCGAGCCGGCGGAGTTCGCCGCGGTCGGACTCCGGCACCCCCATCAGTTCCGAGATCACGTCCATCGGCAGTTTGCCCGCGAATTCGGCGATCCAGTCGAACTCGCCCGCCTCGAGCGCCGGGTCGAGGTACTGCCGGGTGAGGTCCAGGATCCGCCCCTCGAGTTCGTTCACCCGCCTCGGGGTGAACCCGCGGGACACCAACTGACGCATCCGCATGTGCCGCGGATCGTCCAGCGCGAGAAAGGACATCGTCTTGTGGGCGTGCGGACCGTAGGCCGCCGGGTCGAGCGACACCCCGTTCGCGCTCGACAGGCGCTGGTTGTCGCGAAAGGCCGCGACGACGTCCTCGTGCCGGGACAACGCCCAGAAGTCGAGTTCCTCGTTGTAGTAGGCCGGCGCTTCTTCCCGCAGTCTTCGATACGTGACGTACGGATCTTCGTGGAAGCCATAGTCGTACGGATTGAACGTCACCGGATTGTGTGACACCCCGGGCATCGAGGCTGCGGTCATGGCATCTACTCCAGAATCAGCTTGGCGGAAGTTTCGAGTCGATCGGCGAACTGGGCGTAGGACCCGTATCCCATGCCCGCGCGGACCAGGCCGCCGGCGTACAGCAGCTCGAGCGCCTCGAGGACGTCGGGATCATGGCCTTCGCCCAGTGCGGTGGCGAGGCGATCACGGATCTCCAGCCCGATGCGGGCGCGGAGGTGCTCCACGTCGGGGTCGCGGCCGAGTAGCGCGTTGGTGACGGCTCCGGCGAGTTCGGGTTCGTCCGCCACCAGCAGGGCGATGTGGCGGAGCACGGCGACGACGCGTCCAGTGCGATCGAGTCCGTCGTCCACCGGCTGCGGTGAGCCGGCGAGACGCCGCCAGAAGACCTCGGCGACGAGGTGCTCCTTCGAGGAGAAGTACGTGTACGCCGTGGCGGGCGCGACACCGGCGATCCCGGCCACCGAACGGACGGTGAGCCCGGCGAATCCCTCTTCACGCAACACTTCGACGGCCGCCCTGGTGAGGCGGTCGACGGTGTCGGCCTGCTTCTCGGTGAGACGGCGGCGGGTGGACTCGAAATTCATACTACTGGACACGTGTCTGGACGCTACTACAGTTACCGGCGGCTGGCAACGAAAATCGGGGTCTCACACCGGACTGCGCGGGTGAATCCGCACGGGCATCGTCTTGATGCCGCTGATGAAATTCGACCGCAGCCGGGACACCGGACCGGTGGATTCCACGCGGTCGATTCGCGCGGCGAGGGTCTCGAACAGGATCCTCAGTTCGAGGCGCGCCAGGTGCGCGCCGAGGCAGAAGTGCACCCCGCTGCCACCGAACGCGATCTGCGGGTTGGGACTCCGGCCGATGTCGAACCGGTACGGGTCGTCGAACACCGCCTCGTCCCGGTTCGCACTCGGGTAGTAGATCACCACCTTGTCGCCGGCCCGGACCAACTGGTCGCCGATGTACGCGTCCCGGGTGGCGGTGCGCCGGAAATCCATCACCGGGGTCACCCACCGCAGGATCTCCTCCACCGCGGTCGCGGCCAGGTCGGGCTCGGACTGCAGTCGCCGCCACTGATCGGGATGATCGATGAACGCCTGCATCCCACCGGCGGTCGCGTTGC includes these proteins:
- a CDS encoding ferredoxin, with protein sequence MKVEADLDLCQGHAVCEMEAPGVFVVPKHGKVEILDDDPPENLRAEVESAVRFCPTQALRILAHTDSEGDS
- a CDS encoding cytochrome P450 — its product is MNLATPQRVSGGEHEHGHLDELRTDPIALMRRVREECGNVGVFQLADKKVVLLSGAEANEFFFRSTDEDLDQQAAYPFMKPIFGEGVVFDASPERRKEMLHNQALRGEQMKGHAATIAHEVDRMVAQWGDEGEIDLLEFFAELTIYTSSACLIGKKFREQLDGRFAHLYHELEQGTDPIAYVDAYADIESFRRRDEARVQLVALVQDIMTGRIQNPPQGKEDRDMLDVLVSIKDENGDERFSADEITGMFISMMFAGHHTTSGTAAWTLIELLRHPDYAKQVVAELDDLYSDGSDISFGALRQIPKLEAVLKETLRLHPPLIILLRVARGEFEVGGYRIAENDLVAATPAISNRIAEDFPNPDTFDPERYIDPNQEDIVNRWTWIPFGAGRHRCVGAAFALMQLKAIFSILLQDWEFEMAQPSETYRNDHSKMVVQLQQPCTVRYRKRST
- a CDS encoding SDR family oxidoreductase yields the protein MPRFEPNPQRRPSIVAGASSGIGTATAYALAEAGHPVALGARRVAECEEIAEKIRSNGGEAFAHFLDVTDTASVDDFVTAAENAFGPTEIALSGAGDLEFSVAHEMDPDQFLDQVNVHLVGAQRLAHRIVPGMIDRRRGDFVLIGSDCADTPRPRMGAYNAGKAGVEMMGRQMRMELEGTGVRASVVRPGPTQTSMGMNTTEEVIGPVLEDWAKWGFARHSYFLRASAIADAVVAAVGAPRGAHLVLIEVQPEAPLRKDGE
- a CDS encoding cytochrome P450, with amino-acid sequence MTAASMPGVSHNPVTFNPYDYGFHEDPYVTYRRLREEAPAYYNEELDFWALSRHEDVVAAFRDNQRLSSANGVSLDPAAYGPHAHKTMSFLALDDPRHMRMRQLVSRGFTPRRVNELEGRILDLTRQYLDPALEAGEFDWIAEFAGKLPMDVISELMGVPESDRGELRRLADLVVHREEGVLDVPHAAMEASLYLVGYYADMLAERRRKPTEDLTSALLEAEIDGDRLTDDEIIAFMFLMVVAGNETTTKLLGNALYWGFRYPDEVRHVFEDASRVPDWVEETLRFDTSSQMVARTAAVDLDFHDRTIPAGDKVLILIGSANRDSAVFEDADEYRIGRDTSNKLASFGGGTHFCLGAHMARLEARIALTELVSRIDDYDVDEANSVRVHSTNVRGFATLPLKVQVRDA
- a CDS encoding TetR/AcrR family transcriptional regulator, encoding MNFESTRRRLTEKQADTVDRLTRAAVEVLREEGFAGLTVRSVAGIAGVAPATAYTYFSSKEHLVAEVFWRRLAGSPQPVDDGLDRTGRVVAVLRHIALLVADEPELAGAVTNALLGRDPDVEHLRARIGLEIRDRLATALGEGHDPDVLEALELLYAGGLVRAGMGYGSYAQFADRLETSAKLILE